The following are from one region of the Falco biarmicus isolate bFalBia1 chromosome 1, bFalBia1.pri, whole genome shotgun sequence genome:
- the NKX6-1 gene encoding LOW QUALITY PROTEIN: homeobox protein Nkx-6.1 (The sequence of the model RefSeq protein was modified relative to this genomic sequence to represent the inferred CDS: inserted 1 base in 1 codon) produces the protein MLALGQMDGAPRQGAFLLGSPPLAALHSMAEMKAPLYPRVXPCPPGPASSSSASASPASASPSPPLGSPGLKAPAAAAAAGGLSALGSAPPQLSAATPHGINDILSRPSMPLPGAALASASPSASSAAPAGLLAGLPRFGSLSPPPPPPPALYFSPGAAAAAAAVAAGRYPKPLAELPGRTPIFWPGVMQSPPWRDARLACAPHQGSILLDKDGKRKHTRPTFSGQQIFALEKTFEQTKYLAGPERARLAYSLGMTESQVKVWFQNRRTKWRKKHAAEMATAKKKQDSETERLKGASENEEEDDDYNKPLDPNSDDEKITQLLKKHKPGGGGLLLHPPEGEASA, from the exons atGCTGGCGCTGGGGCAGATGGACGGCGCGCCCCGGCAGGGCGCCTTCCTGCTGGGCAGCCCGCCGCTGGCCGCCCTGCACAGCATGGCCGAGATGAAGGCGCCGCTGTACCCCCGCG CCCCCTGCCCGCCGGGgcccgcctcctcctcctccgcctccgCCTCGCCCGCCTCTGCCTCGCCCTCGCCGCCGCTCGGCTCCCCCGGCCTCAAGgcgcccgctgccgccgccgccgcgggcggGCTCTCGGCGCTGGGCTCGGCCCCGCCGCAGCTCTCGGCCGCCACCCCGCACGGCATCAACGACATCCTCAGCCGGCCCTCCATGCCCCTGCCGGGCGCCGCGCTCGCCTCCGCCTCGCCCTCCGCCTCCTCGGCGGCGCCCGCCGGGCTGCTGGCCGGGCTACCCCGCTTCGGCAGCCtcagcccgccgccgccgccgccgcccgccctcTACTTCAGCcccggtgccgccgccgccgccgccgccgtggcCGCCGGGCGCTACCCCAAGCCGCTGGCCGAGCTGCCCGGCCGGACGCCCATCTTCTGGCCGGGGGTGATGCAGAGCCCGCCCTGGAGGGACGCCCGCCTCGCCTGCGCCCCCC ATCAAGGCTCAATTTTGCTGGATAAGGAcggaaagagaaaacataccAGACCCACTTTTTCTGGCCAGCAGATTTTCGCCCTGGAAAAGACTTTCGAGCAAACGAAATATCTGGCCGGCCCGGAGCGAGCCCGGCTGGCCTATTCGCTGGGGATGACGGAGAGCCAGGTCAAG GTCTGGTTCCAGAACCGACGGACCAAGTGGCGGAAGAAGCACGCGGCCGAGATGGCGACGGCGAAGAAGAAGCAGGACTCGGAGACGGAGCGGCTGAAGGGCGCCTCGGAGAACGAGGAGGAGGACGACGACTACAACAAGCCCCTGGACCCCAACTCGGACGACGAGAAGATCACgcagctgctgaagaaacacaagccggggggcggcgggctgctgctgcacccccCCGAGGGGGAGGCCTCCGCCTAG